The following proteins are encoded in a genomic region of Necator americanus strain Aroian chromosome II, whole genome shotgun sequence:
- a CDS encoding hypothetical protein (NECATOR_CHRII.G4358.T2), which translates to MKALLTSARAKLALSFIYSAVIDGNKNMRSRRMPSDSVLGFPKYPPFRLNEPRFPQETFLGRYLHYLDVVDPSTLFVSDKRLRECVKLLDDYKLGKAFASDKELWKAQKIKQAILHPDTGEKVLPPFRMSGFVPFGWITVTGMLLPNPSWPTLLFWQWMNQSHNACVNYANRNATQPQPLSTYLGAYGAAVTTACSISAGLTYLVKKSKSLAPTTQLIVQRFVPLPAVSLASALNCVCMRWNELRTGIEVYEKGGKVIGVSKVAAKQAVTDTTLVRAFLPVPLLLLPPCIMPFLERYKWVSGSPYRHLFVNAIVCTLSFAFSLPVALALFPQESTINTTAFEPEIQSKTDADQLYYNKGL; encoded by the exons ATGAAAGCATTACTGACTTCCGCTCGAGCAAAACTTGCTCTGTCTTTTATCTACTCAGCCGTCATAGACGGGAACAA GAATAT gCGTTCCCGCAGGATGCCCTCAGATTCGGTGCTTGGGTTCCCAAAATATCCTCCATTTCGTCTCAATGAACCTCGGTTTCCACAAGAAACGTTCCTAGGAAG GTATTTACATTATCTAGATGTTGTAGATCCAAGCACACTCTTTGTGTCAGAT AAACGTCTACGCGAATGCGTCAAACTACTCGATGACTACAAACTGGGAAAGGCATTCGCTTCGGATAAGGAGCTCTGGAAAGCTCAGAAGATAAAACAAGCAATTCTACATCCTGACACCGGCGAAAAAGTTCTACCACCTTTTCGTATGAGTGGATTTGTGCCTTTCGGATGGATTACT GTGACTGGCATGCTTCTGCCGAATCCTTCATGGCCTACGCTGCTGTTCTGGCAGTGGATGAACCAGTCACACAACGCTTGTGTCAACTATGCGAACAGAAATGCTACTCAG CCACAACCACTCTCTACTTATTTGGGCGCTTACGGTGCCGCTGTCACTACCGCATGTTCGATCTCAGCAG GTTTGACCTATCTCGTCAAGAAATCCAAATCACTAGCTCCGACCACACAACTTATAGTACAG CGTTTCGTCCCGCTTCCAGCGGTATCCTTGGCATCCGCATTGAACTGTGTCTGTATGCGATGGAACGAACTTcggacaggaatcgaagtctacgagaaaggaggaaaagtTATCGGAGTGTCGAAAGTTGCTGCTAAACAG GCTGTTACCGATACTACATTGGTGAGAGCATTCTTACCAGTTCCTCTGCTGTTGTTACCTCCATGCATTATGCCCTTTCTTGAAAG GTACAAATGGGTGTCCGGCTCTCCATATCGACATCTATTTGTAAATGCCATCGTCTGTACTCTTTCATTTGCTTTTAGTCTTCCTGTTGCCTTAGCCCTATTCCCACAAGAAAGCACG ATTAACACAACCGCTTTTGAACCAGAAATCCAGTCAAAAACTGATGCGGATCAGTTGTACTACAACAAAGGATTGTGA
- a CDS encoding hypothetical protein (NECATOR_CHRII.G4358.T1) yields the protein MKALLTSARAKLALSFIYSAVIDGNKRSRRMPSDSVLGFPKYPPFRLNEPRFPQETFLGRYLHYLDVVDPSTLFVSDKRLRECVKLLDDYKLGKAFASDKELWKAQKIKQAILHPDTGEKVLPPFRMSGFVPFGWITVTGMLLPNPSWPTLLFWQWMNQSHNACVNYANRNATQPQPLSTYLGAYGAAVTTACSISAGLTYLVKKSKSLAPTTQLIVQRFVPLPAVSLASALNCVCMRWNELRTGIEVYEKGGKVIGVSKVAAKQAVTDTTLVRAFLPVPLLLLPPCIMPFLERYKWVSGSPYRHLFVNAIVCTLSFAFSLPVALALFPQESTINTTAFEPEIQSKTDADQLYYNKGL from the exons ATGAAAGCATTACTGACTTCCGCTCGAGCAAAACTTGCTCTGTCTTTTATCTACTCAGCCGTCATAGACGGGAACAA gCGTTCCCGCAGGATGCCCTCAGATTCGGTGCTTGGGTTCCCAAAATATCCTCCATTTCGTCTCAATGAACCTCGGTTTCCACAAGAAACGTTCCTAGGAAG GTATTTACATTATCTAGATGTTGTAGATCCAAGCACACTCTTTGTGTCAGAT AAACGTCTACGCGAATGCGTCAAACTACTCGATGACTACAAACTGGGAAAGGCATTCGCTTCGGATAAGGAGCTCTGGAAAGCTCAGAAGATAAAACAAGCAATTCTACATCCTGACACCGGCGAAAAAGTTCTACCACCTTTTCGTATGAGTGGATTTGTGCCTTTCGGATGGATTACT GTGACTGGCATGCTTCTGCCGAATCCTTCATGGCCTACGCTGCTGTTCTGGCAGTGGATGAACCAGTCACACAACGCTTGTGTCAACTATGCGAACAGAAATGCTACTCAG CCACAACCACTCTCTACTTATTTGGGCGCTTACGGTGCCGCTGTCACTACCGCATGTTCGATCTCAGCAG GTTTGACCTATCTCGTCAAGAAATCCAAATCACTAGCTCCGACCACACAACTTATAGTACAG CGTTTCGTCCCGCTTCCAGCGGTATCCTTGGCATCCGCATTGAACTGTGTCTGTATGCGATGGAACGAACTTcggacaggaatcgaagtctacgagaaaggaggaaaagtTATCGGAGTGTCGAAAGTTGCTGCTAAACAG GCTGTTACCGATACTACATTGGTGAGAGCATTCTTACCAGTTCCTCTGCTGTTGTTACCTCCATGCATTATGCCCTTTCTTGAAAG GTACAAATGGGTGTCCGGCTCTCCATATCGACATCTATTTGTAAATGCCATCGTCTGTACTCTTTCATTTGCTTTTAGTCTTCCTGTTGCCTTAGCCCTATTCCCACAAGAAAGCACG ATTAACACAACCGCTTTTGAACCAGAAATCCAGTCAAAAACTGATGCGGATCAGTTGTACTACAACAAAGGATTGTGA